The Brassica napus cultivar Da-Ae chromosome C7, Da-Ae, whole genome shotgun sequence genome has a segment encoding these proteins:
- the LOC106409547 gene encoding basic leucine zipper 43 codes for MQPQTDVFSLQNYLNSSIPSPYPSHFQISSPFPINGQNPNSFYGFQNATNNPQSMGLSSNNSTSDEAEEQQTDKNIINERKQRRMISNRESARRSRMRKQRHLDELWSQVMWLRIENHQLLDKLNNLSESHEKVLQENAQLKEETSDLKQVISDMQIQSPFSCFRDDIIPIE; via the coding sequence ATGCAGCCGCAAACCGATGTTTTCAGCCTCCAGAACTACCTAAACTCCTCGATCCCATCTCCATATCCTTCCCATTTCCAGATATCATCGCCATTTCCAATCAACGGTCAAAACCCTAACTCCTTCTACGGATTCCAAAATGCTACAAACAATCCACAATCCATGGGCCTAAGCAGCAACAACTCGACATCAGACGAAGCCGAAGAGCAGCAGACGGACAAGAACATAATCAACGAGCGGAAGCAAAGAAGGATGATATCAAACAGAGAATCCGCAAGGAGATCGCGTATGAGGAAGCAGCGACACCTTGACGAGCTTTGGTCTCAGGTGATGTGGTTGAGGATCGAGAATCATCAGTTACTTGATAAGCTCAACAATCTCTCTGAATCTCACGAGAAAGTTCTTCAAGAGAATGCTCAGCTTAAAGAGGAAACATCTGACCTTAAGCAAGTCATCAGTGATATGCAAATTCAAAGCCCTTTCTCTTGCTTCAGAGACGATATAATCCCCATTGAATAG